One stretch of Streptomyces sp. NBC_00443 DNA includes these proteins:
- a CDS encoding sirohydrochlorin chelatase — protein MFTKPVLLVIAHGSRDPRHAATVHALVRRVRSLRPDVRVETGFLDFNIPSVQGVLESLAAEGVRDVVALPLLLTRAFHAKADIPAVLRDAPHRLRIRQAEVLGPSPLLMAALERRLYEAGLTPADKSSTGVVLASAGSTDPEAIAVIAEIAREWRHTGWCAVRPAFASAGSPAGFPRTEDAVRELRELGCERVAVAPYVLAPGFLPDRIARGAAEADVLADVLGAAPEVARVLLERYEAARVPALAAVGA, from the coding sequence GTGTTCACGAAGCCGGTTCTTCTCGTCATCGCCCACGGCAGCCGCGACCCGCGGCACGCCGCGACGGTGCATGCCCTGGTACGCCGGGTGCGCTCGCTGCGCCCGGACGTACGGGTGGAGACCGGCTTCCTGGACTTCAACATCCCGTCCGTGCAGGGGGTGCTGGAGTCGCTGGCGGCGGAGGGCGTGCGGGACGTCGTGGCCCTGCCCCTGCTGCTGACGCGCGCGTTCCACGCGAAGGCCGACATCCCCGCGGTGCTGCGGGACGCGCCGCACCGGCTGCGGATCCGCCAGGCGGAGGTGCTGGGCCCGTCGCCGCTGCTGATGGCGGCGCTGGAACGGCGTCTGTACGAGGCGGGTCTGACGCCCGCCGACAAGTCCTCGACCGGGGTCGTGCTGGCCTCGGCGGGGTCCACCGACCCGGAGGCGATCGCAGTGATCGCAGAAATCGCGCGGGAGTGGCGGCACACCGGTTGGTGCGCCGTGCGGCCTGCGTTCGCCTCCGCCGGTTCTCCCGCGGGGTTCCCCCGCACCGAGGACGCGGTACGCGAGCTGCGCGAACTCGGCTGCGAGCGGGTGGCCGTGGCGCCGTACGTCCTGGCGCCCGGCTTCCTGCCCGACCGCATCGCGCGGGGCGCGGCCGAGGCGGACGTCCTGGCGGACGTGCTCGGCGCGGCGCCCGAAGTGGCGCGGGTACTGCTGGAGCGGTACGAAGCGGCGCGGGTGCCGGCGCTTGCGGCCGTCGGCGCCTGA
- a CDS encoding putative leader peptide encodes MSGTGIALVSRRHVDLGRMSSAICPVR; translated from the coding sequence ATGTCTGGAACTGGAATTGCCTTGGTGAGTCGGCGGCACGTCGACCTCGGCCGCATGTCCAGCGCCATCTGTCCGGTGCGCTGA
- the cysD gene encoding sulfate adenylyltransferase subunit CysD, whose protein sequence is MTTTVATVKGGEDGTDSPYALSHLDALESEAVHIFREVAGEFERPVILFSGGKDSIVMLHLALKAFAPAAIPFTLLHVDTGHNFPEVIEYRDRTVEKHNLRLHVASVQDYIDRGALKERPDGTHNPLQTVPLTEKIQSERFDAVFGGGRRDEEKARAKERVFSLRDEFSQWDPRRQRPELWNLYNGRHAPGEHVRVFPLSNWTELDVWQYIAREGIELPDIYFAHERDVFARNGMWLTAGEWGGPKDGETVEKRLIRYRTVGDMSCTGAVDSDAVTLEQVITEIAASRLTERGATRADDKMSEAAMEDRKREGYF, encoded by the coding sequence ATGACGACGACCGTAGCCACGGTCAAGGGAGGCGAGGACGGTACGGACTCCCCGTACGCCCTCTCCCACCTGGACGCGCTGGAGTCCGAGGCCGTCCACATCTTCCGTGAGGTGGCGGGGGAGTTCGAGCGGCCGGTGATCCTGTTCTCCGGCGGCAAGGACTCCATCGTCATGCTGCACCTGGCGCTGAAGGCATTCGCTCCCGCGGCGATCCCGTTCACGCTGCTGCATGTCGACACCGGGCACAACTTCCCCGAGGTCATCGAGTACCGCGACCGCACGGTCGAGAAGCACAACCTGCGGCTGCACGTCGCGTCGGTGCAGGACTACATCGACCGGGGTGCGCTCAAGGAGCGCCCGGACGGCACCCACAACCCGCTGCAGACGGTGCCGCTGACGGAGAAGATCCAGAGCGAGAGGTTCGACGCAGTCTTCGGCGGCGGACGCCGGGACGAGGAGAAGGCACGGGCCAAGGAGCGGGTGTTCAGCCTGCGGGACGAGTTCTCGCAGTGGGACCCGCGCCGCCAGCGGCCCGAGCTGTGGAACCTCTACAACGGCCGCCACGCGCCCGGCGAACACGTGCGCGTGTTCCCGCTGTCCAACTGGACCGAACTGGACGTGTGGCAGTACATCGCCCGCGAGGGCATCGAGCTGCCGGACATCTACTTCGCGCACGAGCGTGACGTGTTCGCCCGCAACGGCATGTGGCTGACGGCCGGCGAGTGGGGCGGGCCCAAGGACGGCGAGACCGTCGAGAAGCGGCTCATCCGCTACCGCACCGTCGGCGACATGTCCTGCACGGGCGCCGTGGATTCGGACGCGGTGACCCTGGAGCAGGTCATCACCGAGATCGCCGCGTCCCGGCTCACCGAGCGCGGCGCCACCCGCGCCGACGACAAGATGTCCGAGGCCGCGATGGAAGACCGTAAGCGCGAGGGGTACTTCTAA
- a CDS encoding sulfate adenylyltransferase subunit 1: MSTITTEELSATTLLRFATAGSVDDGKSTLVGRLLHDSKSVLTDQLEAVEHASRNRGQDAPDLALLTDGLRAEREQGITIDVAYRYFATPRRRFILADTPGHVQYTRNMVTGASTAELTVILVDARNGVVEQTRRHAAIAALLRVPHVVLAVNKMDLVDYQEPVFAAIAEEFTAYALELGVPEITAIPISALAGDNVVDPSANMDWYGGPTFLEHLETVPVTHDLSHCHARLPVQYVIRPQSAEHPDYRGYAGQIAAGSFRVGESVTVLPSGRKSKISGIDLLGEPVDIAWTTQSVTLLLEDDIDISRGDLIVPAKDAPATTQDIEATVCHVADAALTVGHRVLLKHGTRTVKAIVKDIPSRLTLDDLSLHPHPGQLVANDIGRVKIRTAEPLPVDSYADSRRTGSFILIDPSDGTTLTAGMVGESFAAPEPVKDEADDDGWDF; encoded by the coding sequence ATGAGCACGATCACGACCGAGGAGCTCTCGGCCACCACCCTGCTGCGGTTCGCGACGGCCGGTTCCGTCGACGACGGCAAGTCGACGCTGGTGGGCCGGCTGCTGCACGACTCCAAGTCGGTGCTGACCGACCAGTTGGAGGCCGTGGAGCACGCCTCCCGCAACCGCGGCCAGGACGCCCCCGACCTCGCACTGCTCACCGACGGCCTCCGCGCCGAGCGGGAGCAGGGCATCACCATCGACGTGGCCTACCGCTACTTCGCCACCCCGCGGCGCCGGTTCATCCTCGCCGACACCCCCGGCCACGTGCAGTACACCCGCAACATGGTCACGGGCGCGTCGACGGCGGAGCTGACGGTGATCCTGGTCGACGCCCGTAACGGTGTCGTCGAGCAGACCCGCCGGCACGCCGCGATCGCCGCGCTGCTGCGGGTGCCGCACGTCGTGCTCGCCGTGAACAAGATGGACCTGGTCGACTACCAGGAGCCCGTGTTCGCCGCGATCGCCGAGGAGTTCACGGCGTACGCGCTCGAGCTGGGTGTCCCGGAGATCACCGCGATCCCGATCTCGGCGCTGGCCGGCGACAACGTGGTGGACCCGTCCGCGAACATGGACTGGTACGGCGGCCCGACCTTCCTGGAGCACCTCGAGACGGTGCCGGTCACCCACGACCTGAGCCACTGCCACGCGCGACTGCCCGTGCAGTACGTGATCCGGCCGCAGAGCGCCGAGCACCCCGACTACCGCGGCTACGCCGGGCAGATCGCCGCCGGTTCGTTCCGGGTCGGCGAGTCGGTGACGGTGCTGCCGTCGGGCCGTAAGTCGAAGATCTCCGGTATCGACCTGCTGGGCGAGCCCGTCGACATCGCCTGGACCACCCAGTCGGTGACCCTCCTGCTGGAGGACGACATCGACATCTCGCGCGGTGACCTGATCGTGCCGGCCAAGGACGCGCCCGCGACCACGCAGGACATCGAGGCCACCGTCTGCCATGTCGCCGACGCCGCACTGACCGTCGGCCACCGGGTGCTGCTCAAGCACGGCACCCGCACGGTCAAGGCGATCGTCAAGGACATCCCGTCCCGGCTCACCCTCGACGACCTGTCCCTGCACCCGCACCCCGGGCAGCTCGTCGCCAACGACATCGGCCGCGTCAAGATCCGCACCGCCGAGCCGCTGCCCGTCGACTCCTACGCCGACTCCCGCCGCACCGGCTCGTTCATCCTGATCGACCCCAGCGACGGCACGACGTTGACCGCGGGCATGGTCGGCGAGTCGTTCGCCGCGCCGGAGCCGGTCAAGGACGAGGCCGACGACGACGGGTGGGACTTCTGA
- a CDS encoding GNAT family N-acetyltransferase encodes MTNIPVTTWSLEQNSPADLLPAAAPDGDVRIVRAEVPSPEFSRFLYASVGGDIQWIDRLGWTYAQWREHLERPGVETWVAYDRGTPAGYVELEAQDDGVVEIVYFGLIPAFRGRRIGGHLLAYGAARAWDLAERRPGLGRTKRVWVHTCSKDGEHAMDNYLRRGFTLFDTKVEEEAETATPGPWPGAYPG; translated from the coding sequence ATGACCAACATCCCCGTGACCACCTGGTCCCTGGAGCAGAACTCCCCCGCCGACCTCCTCCCGGCCGCCGCCCCGGACGGGGACGTGCGGATCGTGCGGGCCGAGGTGCCCTCTCCCGAGTTCAGCCGGTTTCTGTACGCGTCCGTGGGCGGGGACATCCAGTGGATCGACCGGCTCGGCTGGACGTATGCGCAGTGGCGGGAGCACCTGGAGCGTCCGGGCGTCGAGACGTGGGTCGCCTACGACCGCGGGACGCCGGCGGGGTATGTGGAGCTGGAGGCGCAGGACGACGGGGTCGTGGAGATCGTCTACTTCGGCCTGATTCCGGCCTTCCGCGGGCGGCGGATCGGTGGACATCTGCTGGCGTACGGCGCAGCCCGCGCCTGGGACCTGGCGGAACGCCGACCGGGGCTGGGCCGGACGAAGCGGGTGTGGGTGCATACCTGCAGCAAGGACGGGGAGCACGCCATGGACAACTACCTGCGCCGTGGCTTCACGCTCTTCGACACCAAGGTCGAGGAGGAGGCCGAGACGGCCACGCCCGGACCGTGGCCCGGGGCTTACCCTGGCTGA
- a CDS encoding ABC transporter permease gives MASTDTTAKDGNDLAGLEAGLDALETVQTGRMPFRKTLTQKILPPVAAVALVLVVWQLLISTGIADDPTKLPSPSDVWGELREAWLQGTLHEYIWTSVSRGLLGFLLALAIGTPLGLLVARVRFVRAAIGPILSGLQSLPSVAWVPPAVIWLGLNDKMMFAVILLGAVPSIANGLVSGVDQVPPLFLRAGRTLGATGLKHTWHIVMPAALPGYLAGLKQGWAFSWRSLMAAEIIASSPDLGVGLGQLLENGRNTSSMSMVFFAILLILIVGIAIDLLIFSPLERSVLRSRGLLPRS, from the coding sequence ATGGCCAGCACTGACACCACAGCCAAGGACGGCAACGATCTCGCCGGACTCGAAGCCGGCCTGGACGCCCTGGAGACGGTCCAGACGGGACGGATGCCGTTCCGGAAGACCCTGACGCAGAAGATCCTGCCGCCCGTCGCCGCCGTCGCCCTGGTGCTGGTGGTCTGGCAACTGCTGATCTCCACCGGCATCGCCGACGACCCGACGAAGCTGCCCTCACCGTCCGACGTGTGGGGCGAGCTGCGTGAGGCGTGGCTTCAGGGCACCCTCCACGAGTACATCTGGACGTCCGTCTCACGCGGCCTGCTCGGCTTCCTGCTCGCCCTCGCGATCGGCACGCCGCTCGGTCTGCTGGTGGCCCGGGTGCGGTTCGTGCGGGCGGCGATAGGGCCGATCCTGTCCGGTCTGCAGTCCCTCCCCTCGGTCGCCTGGGTACCGCCCGCGGTGATCTGGCTGGGCCTGAACGACAAGATGATGTTCGCGGTGATCCTGCTCGGCGCGGTCCCCTCCATCGCCAACGGCCTCGTCTCTGGCGTCGACCAGGTGCCGCCGCTGTTCCTGCGCGCGGGCCGCACACTGGGCGCCACCGGGCTCAAGCACACCTGGCACATCGTGATGCCGGCCGCGCTGCCCGGCTACCTGGCCGGCCTGAAGCAGGGCTGGGCCTTCTCCTGGCGGTCACTCATGGCCGCGGAGATCATCGCCTCCTCCCCCGACCTCGGAGTGGGGCTGGGCCAGCTGCTGGAGAACGGCCGCAACACCAGCTCCATGTCCATGGTCTTCTTCGCCATCCTCCTCATCCTGATCGTCGGCATCGCCATCGACCTGCTCATCTTCAGCCCCCTGGAGCGGTCGGTCCTGCGCAGCCGCGGTCTGCTGCCAAGGAGCTGA
- a CDS encoding nitrite/sulfite reductase — translation MAATPQKPAAATPRRKVSRHRGEGQWAMGHHTPLNGNEQFKKDDDGLNVRTRIETIYSKRGFDSIDPNDLRGRMRWWGLYTQRKPGIDGGKTAILEPEELDDKYFMLRVRIDGGRLTTRQLRVIGEISEEFARGSADITDRQNIQLHWIRIEDVPEIWDRLEAVGLSTTEACGDCPRVVIGSPVAGIAEDEIIDGTWAIDEIHDRYIGSKEFSNLPRKFKTAISGSPLLDVVHEINDVAFVGVEHPEHGPGFDLWVGGGLSTNPKIGVRLGAWVPLEEVPEAWAGVVGIFRDYGYRRLRTRARLKFLVADWGPEKFRQILEDDYLERKLVDGPAPAEPTERWRDHVGVHRQKDGRFYVGFAPRVGRVDGATLTKIAEVAEAHGSGRVRTTVEQKMIVLDVEEAQVEPLVEALEALDLTARPSAFRRGTMACTGIEYCKLAIVETKARGAALIDELERRIPDFDEPITINLNGCPNACARIQVADIGLKGQLVLNDEGEQVEGYQVHLGGALGLQAGFGRKVRGLKVTSDELPDYVERVLKRFQDEREDGERFAAWVTRASEEALS, via the coding sequence ATGGCCGCCACCCCGCAGAAGCCTGCCGCCGCGACTCCCCGCCGCAAGGTGAGCCGTCACCGCGGTGAGGGTCAGTGGGCGATGGGGCACCACACCCCGCTCAACGGCAACGAACAGTTCAAGAAGGACGACGACGGTCTCAATGTGCGGACACGCATTGAGACGATCTACTCGAAGCGCGGCTTCGACTCGATCGACCCCAACGACCTGCGCGGACGTATGCGCTGGTGGGGTCTGTACACCCAGCGCAAGCCCGGGATCGACGGCGGCAAGACCGCGATCCTGGAGCCGGAGGAGCTGGACGACAAGTACTTCATGCTGCGCGTCCGGATCGACGGCGGCCGTCTCACCACGCGGCAGCTGCGGGTGATCGGCGAGATCTCGGAGGAGTTCGCGCGCGGCAGCGCGGACATCACCGACCGGCAGAACATCCAGCTGCACTGGATCCGCATCGAGGACGTGCCGGAGATCTGGGACCGGCTGGAGGCCGTCGGTCTGTCCACCACCGAGGCCTGCGGCGACTGCCCGCGTGTCGTCATCGGCTCGCCGGTCGCCGGTATCGCCGAGGACGAGATCATCGACGGCACCTGGGCGATCGACGAGATCCACGACCGCTACATCGGCAGCAAGGAATTCTCCAACCTGCCCCGCAAGTTCAAGACGGCGATCTCCGGTTCCCCGCTCCTCGACGTCGTCCACGAGATCAACGACGTGGCGTTCGTCGGTGTCGAGCACCCCGAGCACGGCCCCGGCTTCGACCTGTGGGTCGGCGGCGGCCTCTCCACCAACCCGAAGATCGGCGTCCGCCTCGGCGCCTGGGTGCCGCTGGAGGAGGTGCCGGAGGCCTGGGCGGGCGTGGTCGGCATCTTCCGGGACTACGGCTACCGGCGTCTGCGTACGCGCGCCCGTCTGAAGTTCCTGGTCGCCGACTGGGGCCCGGAGAAGTTCCGTCAGATCCTGGAGGACGACTACCTCGAGCGCAAGCTCGTCGACGGCCCCGCGCCGGCCGAGCCCACGGAGCGCTGGCGTGACCACGTCGGGGTGCACCGGCAGAAGGACGGCCGTTTCTACGTCGGTTTCGCGCCGCGCGTCGGCCGCGTCGACGGTGCCACGCTGACGAAGATCGCCGAGGTGGCGGAGGCGCACGGCTCCGGCCGGGTGCGGACCACCGTCGAACAGAAGATGATCGTCCTCGACGTCGAGGAAGCGCAGGTCGAGCCGCTGGTCGAGGCCCTGGAGGCACTGGACCTGACGGCCCGGCCGTCCGCCTTCCGGCGCGGCACCATGGCCTGCACCGGCATCGAGTACTGCAAGCTCGCCATCGTCGAGACCAAGGCGCGCGGCGCCGCCCTGATCGACGAGCTGGAGCGCCGGATCCCGGACTTCGACGAGCCGATCACCATCAACCTCAACGGCTGCCCGAACGCCTGCGCCCGTATCCAGGTCGCGGACATCGGTCTCAAGGGGCAGCTGGTCCTGAACGACGAGGGCGAGCAGGTCGAGGGCTACCAGGTGCACCTCGGCGGCGCGCTCGGTCTGCAGGCCGGTTTCGGGCGCAAGGTGCGTGGCCTGAAGGTCACCTCGGACGAGCTGCCCGACTACGTCGAGCGGGTCCTCAAGCGCTTCCAGGACGAGCGCGAGGACGGCGAGCGCTTCGCCGCCTGGGTCACCCGCGCGTCCGAGGAGGCCCTCTCATGA
- a CDS encoding ABC transporter ATP-binding protein: MATALAKAPDTVTSVEHAARIEHVSKSFAGPAGQQLVLDDITLDVAPGEFVTLLGASGCGKSTLLNLVAGLDKPSAGGITTDGRPALMFQEHALFPWLTAGKNIELALKLRGVPKNERRERAGELLELVRLKGAHGKRVHELSGGMRQRVALARALAQDSKLLLMDEPFAALDAITRDVLHDELTRIWRETQVSVLFVTHNVREAVRLAQRVVLLSSRPGRIAREWTVDIPHPRRIEDTAVAELSVEITEELRGEIRRHGQH; the protein is encoded by the coding sequence ATGGCAACCGCCCTCGCCAAGGCCCCCGACACGGTTACGTCCGTGGAGCACGCCGCGCGTATCGAGCATGTCTCGAAGTCCTTCGCCGGCCCCGCCGGGCAGCAGCTCGTCCTCGACGACATCACGCTCGATGTCGCACCCGGCGAGTTCGTCACCCTCCTCGGGGCATCCGGCTGCGGCAAGTCGACGCTGCTCAACCTCGTCGCCGGTCTGGACAAGCCCAGCGCGGGCGGCATCACGACCGACGGCCGCCCGGCGCTGATGTTCCAGGAGCACGCGCTCTTCCCGTGGCTGACCGCGGGCAAGAACATCGAACTCGCCCTCAAGCTCAGGGGCGTACCCAAGAACGAGCGCCGCGAGCGCGCCGGGGAACTCCTCGAACTCGTCCGCCTCAAGGGCGCGCACGGCAAGAGGGTGCACGAGCTGTCCGGCGGTATGCGCCAGCGCGTGGCCCTGGCCCGTGCGCTCGCCCAGGACAGCAAGCTGCTGCTGATGGACGAGCCGTTCGCCGCACTGGACGCCATCACCCGTGACGTCCTGCATGACGAGCTGACCCGCATCTGGCGCGAGACGCAGGTCTCCGTCCTGTTCGTCACGCACAACGTGCGCGAGGCGGTCCGCCTGGCCCAGCGTGTGGTGCTGCTGTCCTCGCGGCCCGGCCGGATCGCGCGGGAGTGGACGGTGGACATTCCGCATCCGCGTCGTATCGAGGACACCGCGGTCGCCGAGCTGTCCGTCGAGATCACCGAAGAACTGCGTGGGGAGATCCGCCGCCATGGCCAGCACTGA
- a CDS encoding aliphatic sulfonate ABC transporter substrate-binding protein, with translation MPATPALRRTLAALATLPLLALAACGYGSQAKENTEQAIAGAPKVDGLDSVKIGYFGNLTHATALVGRHEGLFQKELGGTTAQYSTFNAGPSEIEALNSGSIDIGWIGPSPAINGYIKSGGKNLRVISGSASGGVKLVVDPEKVKSLKDVKGKKIATPQLGNTQDVAFLNWISEQGWQVDAESGQGDVSVVRTDNKITPDAYKSGSIDGAWVPEPTASKLVAEGGKVLLDEADLWPDKKFVITNVIVSQSFLKEHPKAVEAVLRASVKANKWIDANPDKAKTAANAQLKADTGKPLPTDVLDPAWQSIQVTDDPLAATLNTEAQHAVKAGLLQQPDLTGIYDLAPLNKVLKAEGEPEVDDAGLGVK, from the coding sequence GTGCCTGCCACCCCCGCCCTGCGACGGACCCTCGCCGCCCTGGCCACGCTACCGCTGCTGGCCCTCGCGGCCTGCGGCTACGGCTCGCAGGCCAAGGAGAACACCGAGCAGGCCATCGCGGGGGCGCCCAAGGTCGACGGCCTGGACTCGGTGAAGATCGGCTACTTCGGGAACCTCACCCACGCCACCGCGCTGGTGGGCCGGCACGAGGGGCTGTTCCAGAAGGAGCTGGGCGGCACGACGGCTCAGTACTCCACGTTCAACGCCGGCCCCTCCGAGATCGAGGCGCTGAACTCCGGCTCCATCGACATCGGCTGGATCGGCCCGAGCCCCGCGATCAACGGCTACATCAAGTCGGGCGGGAAGAACCTGCGGGTCATCTCCGGGTCGGCCTCCGGCGGGGTGAAGCTCGTGGTCGACCCCGAGAAGGTCAAGTCCCTGAAGGACGTCAAGGGCAAGAAGATCGCGACGCCGCAGCTCGGCAACACGCAGGATGTCGCGTTCCTCAACTGGATCTCCGAGCAGGGCTGGCAGGTCGACGCGGAGAGCGGTCAGGGTGACGTCTCCGTCGTCCGCACCGACAACAAGATCACACCGGACGCGTACAAGTCCGGCTCGATCGACGGCGCGTGGGTGCCCGAGCCGACCGCGTCCAAGCTGGTCGCCGAGGGCGGCAAGGTGCTCCTTGACGAGGCCGACCTGTGGCCCGACAAGAAGTTCGTGATCACGAACGTGATCGTGTCGCAGAGCTTCCTGAAGGAGCACCCGAAGGCCGTGGAGGCCGTCCTGCGCGCCTCGGTGAAGGCGAACAAGTGGATCGACGCGAACCCGGACAAGGCGAAGACCGCGGCGAACGCGCAGCTCAAGGCCGACACCGGCAAGCCGCTGCCCACCGACGTGCTGGACCCGGCGTGGCAGTCCATCCAGGTCACCGACGACCCGCTCGCCGCCACGCTGAACACCGAGGCCCAGCACGCGGTCAAGGCGGGTCTGCTGCAGCAGCCGGACCTGACCGGCATCTACGACCTGGCCCCACTGAACAAGGTCCTCAAGGCCGAGGGCGAACCCGAAGTCGACGACGCCGGCCTCGGCGTCAAGTAA
- a CDS encoding ketopantoate reductase family protein: MRYVIIGAGAVGGVIGGRLAGAGHEVVLVARGAHFEALRDRGLRLRVPEGELTHRPPVVDGPAALGELRPDDVLVLAVKTQDSTAALQTWGPVPVTGGGTAAERLPLICAQNGVESQRLALRVFRRVYGVCVWLPSTYVEPGVVSAAGSPLTGILHLGPVWHTPVVHPHDTDETARLIAADLEKSHFEAPVVADVARWQYAKLLSNLGNALEAVTGPVDSEEAAALFRRVRAEGAAVLDAAGIPYVSAEEQQAVRGDKVTLVPLDGAPRGGGSSWQSLTRGTGTIEADYLNGEIALLGRLHGVPTPLNDLLQRLANTFARERRAPGSMPVGELVRLADETAVQGSGEDEAGLFG; this comes from the coding sequence GTGCGCTACGTCATCATCGGTGCCGGAGCCGTCGGCGGCGTCATAGGCGGCCGGCTCGCAGGCGCGGGGCACGAGGTCGTGCTGGTCGCTCGGGGTGCCCACTTCGAGGCCCTACGGGACCGCGGCCTGCGCCTCAGGGTGCCCGAGGGCGAGCTGACCCACCGGCCGCCGGTCGTCGACGGACCGGCCGCGCTCGGGGAGCTCCGCCCCGACGACGTCCTCGTCCTCGCCGTGAAGACGCAGGACAGCACGGCCGCGCTGCAGACGTGGGGACCCGTTCCGGTCACGGGCGGCGGAACGGCCGCCGAGCGGCTGCCCCTGATCTGCGCGCAGAACGGCGTCGAGAGCCAGCGCCTCGCCCTGCGGGTGTTCCGGCGGGTGTACGGCGTCTGCGTCTGGCTGCCGTCGACGTACGTCGAACCCGGCGTCGTCTCCGCGGCCGGCAGCCCCCTCACCGGCATCCTGCACCTGGGGCCCGTCTGGCACACCCCCGTCGTCCATCCGCACGACACCGATGAGACCGCCCGCCTCATCGCCGCCGACCTGGAGAAGTCGCACTTCGAGGCACCGGTCGTCGCGGACGTGGCGCGCTGGCAGTACGCCAAGCTGCTGTCCAACCTCGGCAACGCCCTGGAGGCGGTGACCGGCCCCGTCGACAGCGAGGAGGCCGCGGCGCTGTTCCGGCGGGTGCGGGCCGAGGGCGCGGCCGTGCTCGACGCCGCGGGGATCCCGTACGTGAGCGCCGAGGAACAGCAGGCCGTACGGGGCGACAAGGTCACCCTCGTCCCCCTCGACGGCGCCCCGCGCGGCGGCGGCTCCTCCTGGCAGTCCCTGACCCGGGGCACCGGCACCATCGAGGCCGACTACCTCAACGGCGAGATCGCACTGCTGGGCCGCCTGCACGGCGTACCGACCCCGCTGAACGACCTCCTCCAACGCCTCGCCAACACGTTCGCGCGCGAGCGACGGGCGCCGGGGTCGATGCCGGTGGGGGAGCTGGTGCGGCTGGCCGACGAGACGGCGGTCCAGGGATCGGGCGAGGACGAGGCCGGACTCTTCGGCTGA
- a CDS encoding phosphoadenylyl-sulfate reductase: MTAIQEERTTEDLKALAEQAGRDLEDASALEILQWAAGTFGKRFCVTSSMEDAVVAHLASRAMPGVDVVFLDTGYHFEETIGTRDAVEAVMDVNVITLTPRQTVAEQDAQYGPKLHDRDPDLCCKLRKVEPLERGLKGYLAWATGLRRDESPSRANTPVVGWDDKRQKVKVSPIARWTQDDVDAYVTEHGVLTNPLLMDGYASVGCAPCTRRVLQGEDARSGRWAGSAKTECGLHG, translated from the coding sequence ATGACCGCGATTCAGGAAGAGCGCACGACAGAGGATCTCAAGGCGCTCGCCGAGCAGGCGGGCCGTGATCTGGAGGACGCCTCCGCGCTGGAGATCCTCCAGTGGGCCGCCGGTACCTTCGGCAAGCGCTTCTGTGTGACCTCCTCGATGGAGGACGCGGTGGTCGCCCACCTCGCCTCCCGCGCGATGCCCGGCGTCGACGTCGTGTTCCTGGACACCGGCTACCACTTCGAGGAGACCATCGGCACCCGCGACGCGGTCGAGGCCGTGATGGACGTCAACGTCATCACGCTCACCCCTCGCCAGACGGTCGCCGAGCAGGACGCGCAGTACGGGCCCAAGCTGCACGACCGCGACCCCGACCTGTGCTGCAAGCTGCGCAAGGTCGAGCCGCTGGAGCGGGGCCTGAAGGGCTATCTGGCCTGGGCGACGGGGCTGCGCCGCGACGAGTCGCCGAGCCGGGCGAACACCCCGGTCGTCGGCTGGGACGACAAGCGCCAGAAGGTGAAGGTCTCCCCGATCGCCCGCTGGACCCAGGACGACGTGGACGCGTATGTCACCGAACACGGTGTCCTGACCAACCCGCTGCTGATGGACGGTTACGCCTCGGTCGGATGCGCCCCCTGCACCCGCCGGGTGCTGCAGGGCGAGGACGCGCGCTCCGGCCGCTGGGCGGGCAGCGCCAAGACCGAGTGCGGGCTGCACGGCTGA
- the cysC gene encoding adenylyl-sulfate kinase: MTELSTFPASGENHVTSGATVWLTGLPSAGKTTIAYELAGRLRAEGHRVEVLDGDEIREFISAGLGFSREDRHTNVQRIGFVAELLARNGVKALVPVIAPYADSREAVRKRHQEGGTPYLEVHVATPVDVCSVRDVKGLYAKQAAGELSGLTGVDDPYEAPESPDLRIESQNQTVQESAGAVRALLTERGLA, encoded by the coding sequence ATGACTGAGCTTTCTACGTTTCCTGCGAGTGGGGAGAACCACGTGACGAGCGGAGCCACCGTCTGGCTCACGGGTCTGCCGAGCGCCGGCAAGACCACCATCGCCTACGAACTGGCCGGCCGGCTCCGCGCGGAGGGCCACCGCGTCGAGGTGCTCGACGGCGACGAGATCCGCGAGTTCATCTCGGCGGGCCTCGGCTTCAGCCGCGAGGACCGGCACACCAACGTGCAGCGCATCGGCTTTGTGGCCGAACTGCTCGCGCGTAACGGCGTGAAGGCGCTCGTCCCGGTGATCGCGCCCTACGCCGACAGCCGCGAGGCGGTGCGCAAGCGCCACCAGGAGGGCGGGACGCCGTACCTGGAGGTGCATGTGGCCACTCCGGTCGACGTGTGCTCCGTACGCGATGTGAAGGGGCTGTACGCCAAGCAGGCGGCGGGCGAGCTGAGTGGCCTGACCGGGGTCGACGACCCGTACGAGGCACCCGAGTCGCCCGATCTGCGCATCGAGTCCCAGAACCAGACCGTCCAGGAATCCGCGGGCGCGGTCCGCGCGCTGCTCACCGAGAGGGGACTGGCATGA